The Candidatus Omnitrophota bacterium genome has a segment encoding these proteins:
- a CDS encoding DUF167 domain-containing protein → MNPTFLQASDEGVILAVRAAPKAAQSRIAGVHGQELKVFLHSPPVDGQANKELVQLLAKTFSLPKSQIRILSGENSRSKKILLSGMEKRAIENRLAEIV, encoded by the coding sequence ATGAATCCAACATTCTTGCAAGCGTCTGACGAGGGCGTTATTCTAGCGGTGCGGGCTGCGCCCAAAGCGGCGCAATCGCGAATTGCGGGCGTCCACGGCCAGGAGTTGAAGGTATTCCTGCACTCTCCCCCCGTCGACGGCCAAGCCAACAAGGAACTCGTCCAACTCCTGGCGAAAACGTTTTCCCTCCCCAAAAGCCAAATTCGCATACTATCGGGAGAGAATTCGCGCTCCAAAAAAATACTCCTCTCCGGAATGGAGAAGAGGGCGATCGAAAACCGTTTGGCGGAAATCGTTTAG